A single Defluviitalea saccharophila DNA region contains:
- a CDS encoding S-layer homology domain-containing protein: MKKWTLILIFTLLFNQILWAAPPEFSGGVNNEFEYKEVVFLSGEPVVFKGEINVTEKKDETEKKVTYKFTLTPEDPGISGKLTRNVTVTTTYIPKTEKGQTIADTEVTRYTETISIGQDTFKLEDIQFSQSDIIDNRPAADFYSGNIKARKYYTINGNQGTAYVDITGGDVGYENFWGSTETQIIDYVYTINRKAQGEEEDNLSWEGTVRVQVSDSTTKSLRYSPNEANYSSFNGGYIKTTNQEMVSRYTYNLPRKTDDGFDSRRRDEDSISLRAAMVPKVERLIVPKFRDTGGHWAQQDIEKLYSLDVFEGSDTFFIPDAPMTRMEFVKAVVKASNIRVEEEATKKSTSRKKKNEVEEVIFIDVKSSDPNFQYIKDAYNKNIITGNEEYKFRPNDGLTRGEAITILIRALGFENKAPAPGYRTAFADDRKIPNWARDAVYMAAEIGIVGGDEHNNINTGKKMTRAEASAMLVRFLNFLEKDLQKDYRENIIYFN, from the coding sequence ATGAAAAAATGGACATTAATACTTATTTTTACCCTTCTTTTTAATCAAATCCTATGGGCAGCACCTCCCGAGTTTTCAGGAGGGGTAAATAACGAATTTGAATATAAGGAAGTAGTATTTTTATCGGGGGAACCTGTGGTATTTAAAGGTGAAATCAATGTTACTGAAAAAAAGGATGAAACAGAAAAGAAAGTTACCTATAAATTCACATTAACTCCGGAAGACCCCGGTATCAGTGGTAAACTAACTAGAAACGTAACCGTTACGACCACCTATATCCCAAAAACCGAAAAAGGGCAGACCATAGCTGATACGGAGGTAACGAGATATACAGAAACTATAAGTATAGGGCAGGATACTTTTAAACTGGAAGATATTCAGTTTTCCCAGTCGGATATTATAGATAACCGTCCGGCAGCGGACTTTTATTCCGGAAATATTAAGGCAAGAAAATATTACACCATCAATGGAAATCAGGGAACTGCCTATGTCGATATTACCGGAGGAGACGTAGGGTATGAAAATTTTTGGGGAAGTACGGAAACGCAGATCATAGACTATGTCTATACCATTAATAGAAAAGCCCAGGGAGAAGAAGAGGACAATTTATCCTGGGAAGGAACTGTTAGAGTCCAGGTTTCCGACAGTACTACGAAATCCCTTAGATATTCTCCCAATGAAGCAAATTACTCCAGTTTTAACGGAGGCTATATCAAAACAACCAATCAAGAGATGGTATCAAGATATACTTATAATCTTCCAAGGAAAACCGATGACGGATTTGATTCCAGAAGAAGGGATGAAGACAGCATATCTCTTCGGGCTGCCATGGTTCCAAAGGTAGAAAGACTTATTGTTCCTAAATTTAGAGATACGGGAGGACATTGGGCACAGCAGGATATCGAAAAGCTGTATTCTCTCGACGTATTTGAAGGCAGCGATACCTTCTTTATTCCGGATGCACCGATGACCAGAATGGAATTTGTAAAAGCGGTGGTTAAGGCGTCCAATATCCGTGTTGAAGAAGAAGCCACAAAGAAATCAACATCGAGAAAAAAGAAAAACGAAGTAGAAGAAGTAATCTTTATAGATGTAAAATCTTCAGACCCGAATTTCCAATATATAAAAGATGCTTATAATAAAAACATTATCACAGGCAATGAAGAATATAAATTTAGACCGAACGATGGCTTAACAAGGGGAGAAGCTATCACAATCCTAATTCGTGCCCTTGGCTTTGAAAACAAGGCGCCAGCCCCAGGCTACAGAACTGCCTTTGCCGATGACAGAAAAATACCAAACTGGGCAAGGGATGCCGTTTATATGGCAGCTGAAATAGGTATCGTCGGCGGAGATGAACACAATAATATCAACACAGGAAAGAAAATGACCAGAGCAGAAGCCTCCGCAATGCTTGTCAGATTCTTAAACTTCTTAGAGAAAGACCTGCAAAAAGACTATAGAGAGAATATTATTTATTTTAATTAG
- a CDS encoding CTP synthase, which yields MSTKYIFVTGGVVSGLGKGITAASLGRLLKARGKHVTIQKFDPYINIDPGTMSPYQHGEVFVTNDGAETDLDLGHYERFIDESLTRYNNITTGKIYWSVLNKERKGEFLGATVQVIPHITNAIKDRIYRVGKSGQTDIVITEIGGTVGDIESLPFLEAIRQVATEVGRENVIYIHVTLIPYLGKSGEMKTKPTQHSVKELRSIGIQPDIIVCRTEQPLSADMKEKISLFCNVDKDCVVQNLDAETLYEVPLMLEEEGLAKIVCRKLHIDCTSPDLEEWKQMVEREKNPQGSVKVALVGKYVELHDAYISIVESLKHAGIYHQTEIEIDWINAEEVNENNVNEILSGADAVLVPGGFGDRGIEGKIAAITYARENKVPYFGICLGMQCAVIEFARNVAGLKGAHSSELNPNTPYPVIDLMPEQKDIDEMGGTMRLGAYPCKVAKNSFAYNAYNEDLIYERHRHRYEVSNEYRSMLVEKGLYITGVSPDDRLVEMVELKDHPWFVGVQFHPEFLSRPNRPHPLFRDFIGAAIEQRKNHQ from the coding sequence ATGTCAACGAAGTATATTTTTGTCACGGGCGGTGTTGTGTCGGGACTAGGTAAGGGGATTACCGCAGCTTCCCTTGGAAGACTGTTAAAAGCGAGAGGAAAACATGTAACCATCCAAAAATTTGATCCCTATATTAATATAGATCCCGGAACAATGAGTCCTTATCAACATGGAGAAGTATTTGTTACTAATGATGGAGCTGAAACGGATTTAGATTTAGGACATTATGAAAGATTTATTGATGAAAGTCTAACCCGTTATAATAATATTACAACAGGAAAAATTTATTGGTCGGTACTTAACAAAGAAAGAAAAGGCGAATTTTTAGGCGCAACGGTTCAAGTGATTCCCCATATCACCAATGCGATCAAAGACCGTATTTATAGAGTTGGCAAATCCGGACAGACAGATATCGTTATTACTGAAATCGGAGGAACTGTAGGGGATATAGAAAGTCTTCCGTTTTTAGAAGCCATTAGACAAGTAGCTACTGAAGTGGGAAGAGAAAATGTAATATACATTCACGTGACCCTTATCCCTTATTTAGGAAAATCCGGAGAAATGAAAACAAAGCCTACTCAGCACTCTGTAAAAGAGCTTCGTTCCATAGGTATTCAGCCGGATATTATCGTTTGTAGAACAGAACAGCCTTTATCCGCGGACATGAAAGAAAAGATTTCTTTATTCTGTAACGTGGACAAGGACTGTGTAGTCCAAAACCTGGATGCAGAAACCCTTTACGAAGTTCCTTTGATGCTAGAAGAAGAAGGTTTGGCAAAAATCGTATGCAGAAAGCTTCATATCGACTGTACAAGTCCTGATTTAGAAGAATGGAAGCAGATGGTTGAAAGAGAAAAAAATCCTCAAGGCTCAGTAAAAGTAGCTTTAGTTGGAAAATATGTTGAGCTTCACGATGCGTACATTTCCATCGTAGAATCCTTAAAGCATGCAGGGATTTACCACCAAACGGAAATCGAAATAGATTGGATCAATGCGGAAGAAGTTAATGAAAATAATGTAAATGAAATCTTAAGTGGAGCCGATGCCGTTTTAGTACCGGGAGGTTTTGGAGATAGAGGAATAGAAGGTAAGATTGCAGCGATTACTTATGCAAGAGAAAATAAAGTGCCTTACTTTGGAATATGTCTTGGCATGCAGTGTGCAGTTATTGAATTTGCCCGTAATGTAGCTGGTTTAAAAGGTGCCCATAGTTCCGAATTAAATCCCAATACTCCATATCCTGTCATTGATTTAATGCCTGAGCAAAAGGATATTGATGAGATGGGCGGAACCATGAGACTGGGTGCTTATCCATGTAAAGTAGCTAAAAATTCCTTTGCATACAATGCATACAATGAAGATTTAATTTATGAAAGACATCGTCATAGATATGAAGTAAGCAACGAGTATAGAAGTATGCTAGTGGAAAAAGGTCTTTATATCACAGGGGTATCCCCTGATGACAGATTGGTTGAAATGGTTGAATTAAAAGACCATCCTTGGTTTGTAGGGGTTCAATTCCACCCTGAATTCCTGTCAAGACCTAATAGACCGCATCCATTGTTCCGTGACTTTATCGGAGCAGCCATCGAGCAAAGAAAAAATCACCAATAG
- a CDS encoding O-antigen ligase family protein: protein MKQHKILQWILYIGLGVVLFILPYPRGLFFAREIVPVQIGCFALFILWSYLKILKKEKIEINSFLMISVMLLPVVYILPLLFGVAASHYGALTYIFRYLTYMVVFLMLSDITKTRKDIFLWLNILGISGIIAAILGIDAGLGLKLNNLFKFNGVIDEYGRVRGVLQYSNSFGAYMGIIFFILIGLSLITEKKSLKVFYSAAQVLPLIALLMTVSRGAIVFVPVIYLLFILLIPTKEKRLEVILSSIAPIIISLLSGKMLTEMVHPILKGEGAGLIQKGWIITVIAFVAAYILSFVLLKALAVLSKVSTKVYQIGIAAMGVIGVVGGVVLFTSGLYQKILPEFLVQRFTQIGSLADITSGRNNFYRDGLRMLKDKWLLGGGGNAWSAMYRKYQSYFYGSSEAHSLPLQFWLETGLIGIIVFVFFIVALFVLYFKNRKSENGVELTVLLIPVLMLLSHSIVDFNFSYVSLPLMSFALIGCMGGLKKKEDLSFSVTAWMPLVLGVVFIIFPISWQIGRNYAVKATAIMKQENLKANDVLDAVEYMEKAVDFNGWNADYMVREGDPQDGDLLYDLNTLYQQLYSLVEQNDPEQIGIVVQKQAAIYQKAYKLEPYNPYIAMQFAQIVLQNGNIEEGLAIVEKAWTLNPMYEGRYQELAQAYLAVGEFYINQGNKEAAKPYLERVIKVEKDLEETNKIALEKVEMTEKTKEYIEKAKGML from the coding sequence ATGAAACAACACAAGATACTGCAGTGGATTTTATATATAGGTTTAGGAGTTGTTTTGTTTATACTTCCTTACCCCAGAGGACTCTTTTTTGCAAGAGAAATCGTACCGGTTCAAATAGGGTGCTTTGCTCTGTTTATCCTATGGTCCTATCTTAAAATATTAAAGAAAGAAAAAATAGAAATAAATTCTTTTCTTATGATTTCCGTGATGTTGCTCCCCGTTGTTTATATATTGCCGTTATTATTTGGAGTGGCGGCAAGTCATTACGGGGCATTAACTTATATCTTTAGATACCTTACGTATATGGTGGTTTTTCTTATGCTCTCGGATATTACAAAAACGAGAAAAGACATTTTCCTTTGGCTGAATATCCTGGGAATCAGCGGCATTATTGCAGCCATTTTAGGTATTGATGCAGGACTTGGGTTAAAACTGAATAATCTTTTTAAATTTAATGGAGTAATCGACGAATACGGTCGTGTGCGAGGGGTTTTACAGTATTCTAACAGCTTCGGAGCCTATATGGGCATTATTTTCTTTATATTAATAGGTCTTAGCCTTATTACAGAGAAAAAATCTTTAAAAGTGTTTTACTCTGCGGCTCAGGTCCTTCCTTTAATTGCTCTTTTAATGACGGTCTCCAGAGGAGCCATTGTATTCGTCCCTGTGATTTATTTATTATTCATCCTTTTGATTCCAACTAAAGAAAAGAGATTGGAAGTGATTCTTTCCTCGATAGCACCAATCATTATTTCACTGCTTTCAGGAAAAATGTTAACGGAAATGGTACATCCTATTCTTAAAGGAGAAGGAGCAGGACTAATTCAAAAAGGATGGATAATTACCGTTATTGCTTTTGTTGCTGCCTATATCCTTTCATTTGTTTTATTAAAAGCCCTTGCGGTACTTTCTAAGGTTTCAACAAAAGTTTATCAAATTGGTATTGCAGCCATGGGGGTCATTGGTGTAGTCGGAGGGGTAGTATTATTTACCTCCGGACTGTATCAAAAAATCCTTCCGGAGTTTTTAGTTCAGCGTTTTACTCAAATAGGTTCCTTAGCCGATATTACCTCCGGCAGAAATAACTTCTACCGGGATGGTCTTCGTATGTTAAAAGATAAGTGGTTACTAGGTGGGGGCGGAAATGCCTGGTCTGCTATGTATAGAAAATACCAGTCCTATTTCTACGGTTCCTCGGAAGCCCACAGCCTCCCGCTTCAGTTTTGGCTTGAAACAGGACTCATTGGCATAATCGTTTTTGTATTTTTTATTGTTGCACTGTTTGTCTTATATTTTAAAAACAGAAAAAGCGAGAATGGGGTAGAGTTAACGGTTCTTTTGATACCTGTTTTAATGCTTTTAAGCCATAGTATTGTAGATTTTAATTTTTCGTATGTTTCCCTTCCTCTTATGAGCTTTGCTCTTATCGGGTGTATGGGTGGTCTAAAGAAAAAAGAGGACTTAAGTTTTTCTGTTACGGCCTGGATGCCGTTAGTACTTGGAGTTGTGTTTATTATCTTCCCGATTTCCTGGCAGATCGGCAGAAATTATGCCGTAAAAGCTACTGCGATCATGAAGCAGGAAAATTTAAAAGCAAATGATGTCTTAGATGCCGTAGAATATATGGAAAAAGCCGTGGATTTTAATGGCTGGAATGCAGATTACATGGTCAGGGAAGGCGATCCTCAGGATGGGGATTTATTATATGACTTAAATACCTTGTATCAGCAGCTTTACAGTTTAGTAGAACAAAACGATCCTGAACAAATAGGCATTGTTGTGCAAAAACAGGCAGCCATCTATCAAAAAGCATATAAGCTGGAACCTTATAATCCTTATATAGCCATGCAATTTGCCCAAATTGTCCTTCAAAACGGAAATATTGAAGAAGGTTTAGCTATAGTGGAAAAAGCATGGACCCTTAATCCTATGTATGAAGGGCGATATCAGGAACTGGCCCAAGCTTATCTCGCAGTAGGGGAATTCTATATCAATCAGGGCAATAAAGAGGCGGCAAAGCCCTACCTTGAAAGAGTGATAAAAGTAGAAAAAGATTTGGAAGAAACCAATAAAATCGCTCTTGAGAAAGTAGAAATGACTGAAAAGACAAAGGAATATATCGAAAAAGCAAAAGGAATGTTATAA
- a CDS encoding MarR family winged helix-turn-helix transcriptional regulator: protein MEKLKEVLNHLMVEIFNDILTIEQTALKKGAFSDLSVTEMHTIEAIGMYHPRTMSEVAQDLKITVGTLTTAINRLVKKGYVERKRVEDDRRIVQISLTKKGKLAYRVHEKFHMDMIHAMVEGLNLENEEILVHSLGQLSEFLKRHYHLNETKES from the coding sequence TTGGAAAAACTTAAAGAAGTTCTCAATCATCTGATGGTAGAAATCTTTAACGATATACTAACCATTGAACAAACCGCTTTAAAGAAAGGTGCTTTTAGCGATTTATCCGTAACGGAAATGCATACCATCGAAGCTATAGGAATGTATCATCCAAGGACCATGTCAGAAGTTGCCCAGGATTTAAAAATTACCGTGGGCACTTTGACCACGGCAATCAATAGGCTGGTGAAAAAAGGTTACGTAGAAAGAAAACGCGTTGAAGATGATAGAAGAATTGTTCAAATAAGCCTGACTAAAAAAGGAAAATTAGCTTACAGAGTTCACGAAAAATTTCATATGGATATGATTCATGCCATGGTAGAAGGGCTGAACCTGGAGAATGAAGAGATATTAGTACACTCTCTTGGGCAATTAAGCGAATTTTTAAAACGGCACTATCATCTTAACGAAACAAAGGAGTCCTAA
- a CDS encoding beta-ketoacyl-ACP synthase III — protein sequence MNEVQIIGTGSYVPAQIITNDHLSTIVETNDEWISSRTGIKERRISKGETTSALASGAAKKALEDAGISPETIDLIIVATMTPDYFMPSTACLVQKEIKAYNATCFDLSAACSGFLYALNTGYQFIRSGQSNTALIIGADTYSKILDWSDRSTCVLFGDGAGAVVLQKCENKGIIAMYTGSDGRGDTLLTCPAVAHNSPFSPAIDAPKSVVSMDGKEVFRFATTIVPKCIEEVLKSSSYTTEDIKYYVLHQANARMMDLISKKMNIDIEKFYKNIERYGNTSAASIPIALDEINQNGILKKGDLFILVGFGGGLTWGSALLQWHK from the coding sequence ATGAATGAAGTCCAAATTATAGGAACAGGGAGCTATGTTCCGGCTCAGATTATCACCAATGATCATTTATCCACTATCGTAGAAACCAATGATGAATGGATTTCCAGCCGAACCGGCATAAAAGAAAGGAGAATATCAAAAGGAGAAACTACATCCGCTCTTGCTTCCGGTGCCGCTAAAAAAGCCCTGGAAGATGCGGGAATATCTCCCGAAACAATAGACTTAATCATAGTGGCAACCATGACTCCTGACTATTTTATGCCCTCTACAGCTTGCCTTGTTCAAAAAGAAATAAAAGCATATAATGCCACCTGTTTTGATTTATCGGCGGCATGTTCAGGATTTTTATACGCCCTTAATACAGGGTATCAATTTATCAGAAGTGGACAGAGCAATACCGCCTTAATCATAGGGGCGGATACCTATTCAAAAATACTGGATTGGTCCGATAGAAGTACCTGTGTTTTATTTGGAGATGGAGCAGGCGCCGTCGTTTTACAAAAATGCGAAAATAAAGGCATCATAGCTATGTATACAGGTTCTGACGGCAGAGGGGATACGCTTTTAACCTGTCCTGCTGTTGCCCATAACAGTCCTTTCAGTCCAGCAATTGACGCGCCAAAATCCGTAGTTTCCATGGATGGAAAAGAAGTCTTTCGCTTTGCGACAACCATCGTTCCAAAATGTATAGAAGAAGTATTGAAGTCTTCTTCTTACACCACAGAAGATATTAAATATTATGTACTCCATCAGGCCAATGCAAGAATGATGGATTTAATTTCTAAAAAAATGAATATCGACATTGAAAAGTTTTATAAAAACATAGAGCGGTATGGCAACACTTCTGCCGCAAGCATACCCATTGCCTTAGATGAGATAAATCAAAATGGGATACTTAAAAAAGGAGATTTATTCATTCTAGTAGGATTTGGAGGGGGCTTAACCTGGGGTTCGGCTCTGCTTCAATGGCATAAATAA
- the acpP gene encoding acyl carrier protein produces MFEKIQEIIVEQLGVDKNEIKPESNFQEDLDADSLDLFQIVMALEEAFELEIPSEDMENIKTVQDAVNYIESKQE; encoded by the coding sequence ATATTTGAAAAAATACAAGAAATCATCGTAGAACAATTAGGCGTGGATAAAAACGAAATTAAACCAGAATCTAACTTCCAGGAAGACTTAGATGCAGATTCTCTAGATTTATTCCAAATTGTAATGGCTTTAGAAGAAGCATTTGAATTAGAAATTCCCAGTGAAGACATGGAAAACATCAAAACTGTGCAGGATGCGGTAAACTATATTGAATCTAAACAAGAATAA
- the fabK gene encoding enoyl-[acyl-carrier-protein] reductase FabK — protein sequence MHNFWKEIGVKYPIIQGGMAWIADHSLAAAVSNAGGLGIIAAANAPVSYVRDEIRKTKELTDKPFGVNIMLLSDNAEEVAHLVCEEGVKVVTTGAGNPGKYMDMWKANGIKVIPVVPSVALAKRMERCGADAVIAEGCESGGHVGELTTMALLPQVVDAVNIPVIGAGGIGDGRGIAAALMLGAVGVQVGTRFLVAKECTVHPSYKERVLKASDIDTVVTGRPTGHPVRILRNQLSRELLKLEKIAAPLEQYEELGKGALPRAAKEGDIDRGSVMAGQIAGMITKEQTCVEMIEEMFKEAKEIIMNRQDIL from the coding sequence ATGCATAATTTTTGGAAAGAGATAGGTGTGAAGTACCCGATTATTCAAGGGGGAATGGCTTGGATCGCAGACCATAGTTTAGCTGCTGCGGTTTCCAATGCAGGAGGACTTGGGATTATTGCCGCAGCCAATGCACCGGTTTCTTACGTAAGAGACGAAATCAGAAAAACAAAAGAATTAACGGATAAACCCTTTGGCGTCAATATCATGCTCCTTAGTGACAATGCAGAAGAGGTAGCCCATCTGGTTTGTGAAGAAGGCGTAAAGGTCGTCACAACAGGGGCAGGAAATCCCGGAAAGTACATGGATATGTGGAAAGCAAACGGTATAAAGGTGATTCCTGTAGTGCCTTCTGTTGCCCTTGCTAAAAGAATGGAACGCTGCGGCGCCGATGCGGTGATTGCAGAGGGCTGTGAGTCAGGAGGTCACGTAGGAGAACTTACTACCATGGCATTGCTTCCCCAGGTTGTGGATGCAGTCAATATCCCTGTTATTGGCGCAGGAGGTATAGGAGACGGCAGAGGAATTGCCGCAGCCCTGATGCTTGGCGCAGTGGGCGTACAGGTAGGAACAAGATTCCTGGTGGCAAAAGAATGTACTGTACATCCATCCTATAAAGAAAGAGTGCTAAAAGCAAGCGATATTGATACGGTTGTAACAGGAAGACCAACAGGGCATCCTGTAAGAATCCTAAGAAACCAATTATCCAGAGAACTTCTGAAGTTGGAAAAGATCGCTGCTCCCTTAGAGCAATACGAAGAACTGGGAAAAGGAGCTCTTCCAAGGGCAGCAAAAGAAGGAGATATTGACAGAGGTTCTGTTATGGCAGGACAAATTGCAGGAATGATTACAAAAGAGCAGACCTGTGTTGAAATGATAGAAGAAATGTTTAAAGAAGCTAAAGAAATCATCATGAATCGTCAAGATATCCTTTAA
- the fabD gene encoding ACP S-malonyltransferase, translating into MKAAFIFAGQGSQYIGMGKDLAENIKECNEVFEAANEVLDFDIKELCFNDPEGKINQTQYTQPAILTVNIAALRAIEKEIKPAVVAGLSLGEYSALVAGGMLDFKDAVRLVRKRGQYMEEAVPSGVGGMSAVLGLDKEEVEKVLQTISEGIVEAANFNCPGQIVIGGEIEALKIAEEKLKAAGAKRVLPLSVSGPFHTSMLLPAAQKLEEELKNIEFKAPQIPVISNVHGEYATQEDVKELLRKQVMRSVLWEQTINKMIEDGVDTFIELGPGKVLSGFVKKINRSVTVCNVEDMKSLEKTLETIRR; encoded by the coding sequence ATGAAAGCTGCATTTATATTTGCCGGCCAAGGCTCCCAATACATTGGTATGGGAAAGGACTTGGCAGAGAACATAAAAGAATGTAATGAAGTCTTTGAAGCAGCCAATGAAGTCCTGGACTTTGATATCAAAGAGCTGTGCTTTAACGATCCGGAAGGCAAAATCAATCAAACCCAATACACCCAGCCGGCAATTTTAACGGTTAATATAGCAGCCCTAAGGGCTATTGAAAAGGAAATAAAACCTGCGGTTGTTGCAGGGCTTAGCTTAGGAGAGTATTCAGCCCTGGTGGCAGGAGGCATGTTAGACTTTAAAGATGCCGTAAGGCTTGTCAGAAAAAGAGGACAGTATATGGAAGAAGCCGTACCTAGTGGGGTAGGTGGCATGAGTGCTGTTTTAGGCCTTGATAAAGAAGAGGTGGAAAAAGTCCTTCAAACCATTTCTGAAGGGATTGTTGAAGCCGCTAATTTTAACTGCCCCGGACAAATCGTTATAGGGGGAGAAATAGAGGCTCTTAAGATTGCAGAAGAAAAATTAAAAGCTGCAGGAGCGAAGAGAGTTCTGCCTCTTTCAGTGAGTGGTCCTTTCCACACTTCGATGCTTTTGCCGGCAGCCCAGAAATTAGAAGAAGAGCTTAAAAATATAGAATTTAAAGCACCCCAAATTCCCGTTATCAGCAATGTCCATGGGGAGTATGCAACACAAGAGGACGTAAAAGAACTTCTAAGAAAACAAGTGATGCGTTCTGTTCTTTGGGAACAGACCATTAACAAAATGATAGAAGACGGAGTGGATACATTTATAGAGCTTGGACCGGGAAAAGTATTAAGCGGATTTGTAAAGAAAATCAACCGCTCCGTTACCGTATGTAATGTTGAGGATATGAAATCCCTAGAGAAAACATTAGAAACCATCAGGAGGTAG
- the fabG gene encoding 3-oxoacyl-[acyl-carrier-protein] reductase translates to MEKRKTALVTGGSRGIGKEIALHLAQKGMNIVFSYISNDEAAQKTVQEIEEKGVKALAVKADVGSFEESEKLINQTVEEMGSIDVLVNNAGIIRDNLILRMKEEEFDEVIRINLKGVFNCIKHASKIMMKQKSGKIINISSIIGLMGNIGQINYAAAKAGIFGITKSAAKELALRGITVNAIAPGFIETEMTSTLSDKHKEAILKAIPLGRIGNSKEVASLVGFLSSEEASYITGQIICVDGGMAMASL, encoded by the coding sequence ATGGAAAAGAGAAAAACCGCCCTGGTCACCGGTGGTAGCAGAGGAATAGGAAAAGAAATCGCCTTACACCTGGCACAAAAGGGTATGAATATCGTATTTAGTTATATTAGTAACGACGAAGCAGCTCAAAAAACTGTACAGGAAATAGAAGAAAAAGGCGTAAAAGCTCTGGCTGTTAAAGCCGATGTAGGCTCCTTTGAAGAGTCCGAGAAACTCATCAATCAAACTGTAGAAGAAATGGGTTCTATAGACGTATTGGTAAACAATGCAGGGATCATCAGAGATAATTTGATTCTTCGTATGAAAGAAGAAGAATTTGATGAAGTGATAAGAATCAATTTAAAAGGGGTATTCAACTGCATCAAACACGCTTCTAAGATTATGATGAAGCAAAAAAGCGGCAAAATCATCAATATATCCTCCATCATAGGCCTTATGGGGAATATAGGGCAAATCAATTATGCCGCTGCAAAGGCAGGGATCTTCGGAATCACAAAATCAGCAGCCAAGGAACTGGCTTTAAGAGGCATTACGGTAAACGCCATTGCCCCGGGCTTTATTGAAACCGAAATGACCAGCACCCTTTCAGATAAACATAAAGAAGCAATCCTTAAAGCCATCCCCTTAGGCAGAATAGGAAACAGCAAAGAAGTAGCAAGCCTCGTAGGATTTTTGTCTTCTGAAGAAGCAAGCTACATCACAGGACAGATTATTTGTGTAGATGGCGGTATGGCTATGGCCAGCCTTTAG
- the fabF gene encoding beta-ketoacyl-ACP synthase II, whose amino-acid sequence MGKRVVITGMGCVTPVGNDLNTFWENIKNGQCGIDEITRFDTENFDVKLAAEVKNFDASLYIDKKEARRMDLYSQYAVAASKMALDDSGLDIESIDKERFGVIVGSGIGGIGTIEKEHEKMLAKGPKRVSPLLIPMIIGNMAAGNIAIQFGAKGICSTVVTACATGSHAIGEAFNTIQRGRADVIIAGGAEASITPLSVAGFASLQALNTTSDKNRASIPFDAERNGFVMGEGAGILILESLEHALKRGARIYAEIVGYGATGDAYHITSPDPEGNGAARAMIEAMDEAGVKPEEVGYINAHGTSTPLNDKFETAAIKLAFKEAAKNVAISSTKSMTGHLLGAAGAIEGIVCVKAIEEGFIPPTIGYEKPDPECDLDYVPNVGRKQEIHYALSNSLGFGGHNASLLFKKYVD is encoded by the coding sequence ATGGGAAAAAGAGTAGTCATTACAGGAATGGGATGTGTGACACCTGTAGGAAATGATTTGAATACCTTTTGGGAAAATATAAAAAACGGTCAATGCGGTATAGATGAGATCACCCGTTTTGACACTGAGAATTTTGATGTAAAGCTGGCAGCAGAAGTAAAGAATTTTGATGCTTCATTATATATAGATAAAAAAGAAGCAAGAAGAATGGATTTATACAGCCAATATGCCGTTGCCGCTTCTAAGATGGCATTGGACGATTCCGGGCTGGATATCGAATCTATCGATAAAGAAAGATTTGGTGTGATCGTAGGTTCCGGTATCGGCGGAATCGGTACAATTGAAAAAGAACATGAAAAAATGCTTGCCAAAGGACCAAAAAGAGTATCCCCACTTTTGATTCCTATGATTATAGGGAATATGGCAGCTGGAAACATTGCCATTCAATTTGGTGCTAAAGGCATCTGCTCCACGGTAGTTACTGCCTGTGCTACAGGAAGTCATGCCATTGGAGAAGCCTTTAACACAATTCAAAGGGGAAGAGCCGATGTCATTATTGCCGGAGGAGCGGAAGCCAGCATTACCCCCCTATCTGTAGCCGGATTTGCGTCTCTTCAGGCACTTAATACAACAAGTGATAAGAATCGTGCATCCATCCCCTTTGATGCAGAAAGAAACGGTTTTGTTATGGGAGAAGGAGCAGGAATTTTGATTTTAGAATCCTTAGAGCATGCTCTAAAAAGAGGTGCCAGGATTTATGCTGAAATCGTAGGATACGGCGCAACTGGCGATGCTTACCATATCACTTCTCCGGACCCTGAAGGCAATGGAGCAGCCAGAGCTATGATAGAAGCAATGGATGAAGCAGGTGTTAAACCGGAGGAAGTAGGTTATATTAATGCTCACGGGACCAGCACACCGCTTAACGATAAGTTTGAAACCGCAGCAATTAAGCTTGCCTTTAAAGAAGCTGCCAAAAATGTAGCCATCAGCTCAACCAAATCCATGACGGGCCATCTTCTTGGGGCAGCAGGTGCCATTGAAGGCATTGTTTGTGTGAAAGCTATAGAAGAAGGATTTATTCCTCCAACCATTGGATACGAAAAACCCGATCCGGAATGTGATTTAGACTATGTACCCAATGTAGGAAGAAAACAAGAGATTCATTATGCCCTATCGAATTCCCTTGGATTTGGAGGACATAATGCCTCCTTATTGTTTAAAAAATATGTGGATTAA